The genomic interval GATACGGGGCGTGCGAGGCGCTGAGCCACGTCTATCTGGATATTCATCAGCAAGACTTTCTCGGGATCATCGGACCGAACGGCGGCGGTAAGACCACGCTGGTCAAGGCGATTCTCAAGGCGGTTCCGTACACGGGGAAAGTCTCCTACTCGAAAGAGATCGAGAGCGGCGGATACCGCCGTATCGGATATATGCCTCAGATTTCGGATCTGGATAAGACGTTCCCCATTTCGGTGCGCGAGGTCGTTCTTTCGGGCCTTCAGGCACGCAAGAAACTGTTCGGCCGGTACACTTCCGCCGACAGGGAAAAAGCCGAAAATCTGCTTCGTATCTGCGGAATCGAATCGGTCGCCCGACGGCCGATCGGCGCCCTGTCGGGCGGACAACTGCAACGGGCCCTGCTCGGGCGGGCTCTGATTTCCGATCCGAAACTGCTGATTCTGGACGAACCGACCAATTTCGTCGACAACCGGTTCGAGAAGGAGCTTTACGCGCTGCTCAAACAATTCAACGACAAAATGGCCATCGTCATGGTATCGCACGATCTGGGAACGATTTCCTCCCATGTCAAGCAAATCGTCTGCGTCAACCGCCATGTGCATCGACACGACTCCAACCGCATCACGGCGGAGCAGTTGCACAACTACGACTGCCCGATACAGGTCGTCTTTCACGGCGACGTGCCGCATACGGTGCTCGAAAAGCACTCGTAAAACACGCGGAGAAGCTCCGGGAGCTTCTCCGCACTTTTTTCTATTCTTCCCGCACAGACGTGCGGAGCACTTTCAGGCTATTTGCAAATGCCGCTGAGCTTCTCGAACATCGCATCCACGCGGGACATCATCTCGCGGCGCATCTGAGCGTAATGCTTCCGCACGAGGCTTCTGTTCTTTTTGTCCGCCGGGTGATTCGCACGCACGAACAGCTCATTGCGGAACTCGACCGCCTCCTCGATCACGGCCACGATTTGCTCGCGCTTGGCGTCGTCGTTGAAGTAGAGGGCCATATAGCAGTCCGAAATCACCTCGTTGGCCAGAAAGTCTATATCTCTCTTGATTCTCCTGATACTTGCCATAACCTATTTTTTAGTATTTGAATGAAGCAAAGATAGATAAAAAAAGCGGATTCGGGAAATTTTATGCGGAGGAAGACGACGCAAGGCGCGCTCGCGCACCGCAATCGCCCTCTTTACTATTCGCCGCCCGCTCAAGGCATATTCGCGCATGTCTTCAAGAAACGGACCGCTATCTCGGACTTTTCAAACGGCCGCCTCCCGGCTTTCTCGACACGATACTCCCGTCAGTACGGCATCTAAACGGCGCACGGCATGAGCGCATCAGAAATACCCCGCCCTATCCGTCGTCCCGCCCGAAGATTTCCTGCTGCGCCTCCGAAAGGAAGTCGATCAGATCGCCCGCATTCATCGCCTCCTGCCCGTAATAATCGGCTGCCCTGTCACCGGCCCGGCCGTGCAGGTAAACGCCCAGAATCGCAGCCGCCAGCGGCTCGTACCCGCGAGCGAGCAGACCGGCCAGAAAACCGGTCAGCACGTCTCCGCTGCCGCCTTTGGCCATGCCCGGGTTGCCGGACGAATTGAAGAAGCAGCGACCGTCCGAAGAACAGACCATCGTATGCGCGCCCTTCACGACCACGCAACAGCCGAGACGGGAGGCCAAATCGCGCGTTTTTTCGATCTTTTCGTCTTCCGAGGCCCAATCCCCCGCCAACCGGCGCAACTCGCCCAAATGAGGCGTCAGAATCGATCCGCGAGCGACGAGCCGCTGAAGCTCGGTACGGGCTGACAGCATATTCAGCGCATCGGCATCGATCACGGCCGGCAGCCCGGCCCTCAAAAGAGCCTCCAGAGCCTCGAAAGAGCGGGGGTCCTGCCCTACTCCGGGACCGACTCCCACCGCATCGTAGCGCCCCATATCCCTCGGCAGCCGAGAAAACACGGGTTCCGGATCGCCGCTGACAATGGCCGAAGGCGAGTTAGCATGGACCGACACCCTTTCGGACCGAGGCAGATGAACGGTCACCAGCCCGCATCCCGAGCGCAGGGCGGCCCCCGTCGCCAGAACGGCGGCTCCGGCCATATCTTCCGAGCCGCAAACGAGCAGCGCATGTCCGCAGTTCCCCTTATGGGCGAATTTCGGACGGGACAAAGGCAAGCGGGCCGCAGCCGCCGCGTCGGTATAGAAATAGAGAGACTCGGCCCGATCCATATACTCCTCGCTCAGGCCGATCGGCAACACGACGACCTCGCCGGCCGCCTCGCCCCCCTCCGGAAGCAGCAAGGCCAGTTTCGGAAACTCCAGCGTCAGCGTCGTCGTCGCCCGGACCGTCGTACGCCCGGCGTTTCCGAACTCGGAGAACATTCCCGACGGCAAATCGATCGACACGACCCGGCAGCCGCTCGAATTGATCCGTCGGACCGCCCCGAGCAGGGGCTCGGTCAACTCGCCCCGCACGCCCGTCCCGAGCAGCGCATCGACGATCACCGTACCCTCCGGCAGCGACGCCTCGGCCATCGGACGCACGGACAGACCGCGAGGAAGACGCTCCAGATTGAATCGGCACTCCTCGGAGAGTTCATCCCGGCCGAACGCGAGATATACCGCGCAGGAAAAGCCTGCCCGGTGCAGCATCCGGGCTACGGCCAGTCCGTCCCCTCCGTTATTGCCCTTGCCTACGAAAAAAGCCAGCGGGCACTCCGGCCGGACATGCCCGGCCACCCACTGCGCGATACTCTCCGAAGCACGCTCCATCAGAGCGATGCTGTCGATCGGCTCGCGGGCGATCGTATAGCGATCGGCCTCACGAATCCGACTACCCGTTAAAATCTTCATAACCGACAGTATATCTGAACAAATTTTCCGTCCGATGTCCGCCCTTACGCAACAGGGACTCCGATATGCCCCCG from Alistipes ihumii AP11 carries:
- a CDS encoding metal ABC transporter ATP-binding protein, which gives rise to MTKLIELNDVSVRYGACEALSHVYLDIHQQDFLGIIGPNGGGKTTLVKAILKAVPYTGKVSYSKEIESGGYRRIGYMPQISDLDKTFPISVREVVLSGLQARKKLFGRYTSADREKAENLLRICGIESVARRPIGALSGGQLQRALLGRALISDPKLLILDEPTNFVDNRFEKELYALLKQFNDKMAIVMVSHDLGTISSHVKQIVCVNRHVHRHDSNRITAEQLHNYDCPIQVVFHGDVPHTVLEKHS
- a CDS encoding bifunctional ADP-dependent NAD(P)H-hydrate dehydratase/NAD(P)H-hydrate epimerase, whose product is MKILTGSRIREADRYTIAREPIDSIALMERASESIAQWVAGHVRPECPLAFFVGKGNNGGDGLAVARMLHRAGFSCAVYLAFGRDELSEECRFNLERLPRGLSVRPMAEASLPEGTVIVDALLGTGVRGELTEPLLGAVRRINSSGCRVVSIDLPSGMFSEFGNAGRTTVRATTTLTLEFPKLALLLPEGGEAAGEVVVLPIGLSEEYMDRAESLYFYTDAAAAARLPLSRPKFAHKGNCGHALLVCGSEDMAGAAVLATGAALRSGCGLVTVHLPRSERVSVHANSPSAIVSGDPEPVFSRLPRDMGRYDAVGVGPGVGQDPRSFEALEALLRAGLPAVIDADALNMLSARTELQRLVARGSILTPHLGELRRLAGDWASEDEKIEKTRDLASRLGCCVVVKGAHTMVCSSDGRCFFNSSGNPGMAKGGSGDVLTGFLAGLLARGYEPLAAAILGVYLHGRAGDRAADYYGQEAMNAGDLIDFLSEAQQEIFGRDDG